The genome window aataagagtaatgctacattcacaacattttcattatGATTTGGGCCCAATACTAACATTACTGACATTACTTTTCTATCtatcaataataatttgtcaaataagatttgttatgaaaatgttatggacattAGCATTAcgccaaaaataattttggccttccaaacataattcttaaccccttaaaccccaaaaaatggcttaaataataacaataaaaattagcccaactaacaacaaaaataacccaaacaaaaacaatattaaacCAAATAACAATAAGTGAACAAATTGTTCAATAAAAAGCCTATTCAAATTTGTAACTAGTTCAAaccattatataaaaataatctatAATTTCATTGTTTCTTAAAATATTGCACCAAGAGAAATATTGTAGTCTTGCGTTCTCATTAGCAGTGCCAACAATTATGCTCTCTATGACTTTATAGTTACAACAATTTTACTCTTCTTAGCAACTTGGCTCACAACTGGAGCAaatatcatctctctctctctctcaatttctcttTTCTAATATCACTTTAGACTCACTTTATTACTCTCTCATTTTATTACTTTCATCTCAGCATTTTTAGTTCTCACTTTAtctcttatcaattttttttttctttttctctttgataatagaaagaaattataataaatcATGCGTACTTATTTTTGTGATGttgatatatttaaattaattctttattagattttatatcatttaagtttcttagtgaTATTTaagtgcttttattttttttttgggtgacgCTAATATActcaaattatttcaaaaatatttctagaGATATGTAagtgcttttatttatttatttattttttttttttgcgtgaCGCTAATATActcaaattatttcaaaaatatttctagaGCCACCGCTATGTTGATAACCTAATGGTTTAGGTACTCCCTTCCCCATCCATTTGCACTTCTTCGTTGACAAGTATTCATctcatgataatttttttttctttattttacgTTGAGATTTTGTTTAGATTTGTTAAGGTTGAGTCAATCTTCAATTGGATGCGCTTGTGAATTAATGTGCTCGACTTCCCCCTCATAATTCTCACCCATTCGCTTCGACTCCCATTTTAAAAAACCGTAGAGGATGATACGGAGCAAAAACCCTCTCCAAAAGCTTAATTGCTCTCAATCATTAGGATTAGCAGTGAAACTACAGGTAACAGGTAACCGATGACTAGGTGAGTTCATAAAAGTACTTACTCATAATGGCTCAACGAAATTATAAGGCTTTCTACATCAAAGTCTATTCCCTGATGACAATTTGAGCTTCTAATTTCTTATTTGTAGATGATTACGGttttggatgatttttctcAACCACTAATTTGGAGTCATCTATAACACATTAAGCAAACTGTATCATGCACCTAAACACAATGAATCAATGACCAGTATCTCATCATGTGTACTGTTCCTGCAAAACCTAAACTGTATGATTTCTAGCACAAATCATGGGACCATCTAGCACACGAAGGAGAAGGTCCAAatcattgaaaaggaaaaaggagaaGATGGCCAAGGACTATCCAGAAAATAACACTTTTGTCTCTAGCAAAGCGAGAAGCATACAAGAAGTAAATAAAGCTAAATGCTAAATGCTAGCATTAAAAGTTCCAAAGCCATAAAGTACCAAAAGAAGAAAGCCCACCATATAAACATCATCCTCACTCCACCACACCACAAACTCATTCCTATGAACTGTATTTTATTCCggcacatatattttttttattattaaaaactcTAAAATTTGATTCTAGGCTTCTGCAATTTCTGCAGAATCTGCGGCAGCTAGAATCAACTCCGGGTGGATGGCTTCTGCATCCAGAGCGTTGGGAAGTCCCAGTGCCTTCAAGGCCAAGTGGGCAGCTTTCTGCCCTGAGATCATCATGGCACCAAATGTGGGTCCCTGCATTACCAAAAAGAAATtgcaattacaaataaatcacTTTCATCAATATTGCAGGCAATCTTTTTGCTCTTCCTAGCTAGTGGCATTTCCATCACTGAAAAAGACACATATCTCTCTAATTGCTGTTGGGTCCGCGCCCTCTATCATTGAGGTTGTCAATATTAAGTTGGGTCCAATGTAATTGCCTTtatatattctctctttctctcttcactACCTCCATAATTGTCTTTAAGGGTCAAGCCTCCCCATCATTTCTTTCTCATACCATTACATTAGTaacaaaatatctaaaagaaataagaacaaaaaaggCCTTCTGCAATTATGTACTTAGGACTACAACTATTTGCATTATATCCCATCTTCTACTTTCATTACTTAGAACATGGCATCCATATGCAACAAGGATAAGATGAGTATCAATTCTGAATGTTACAACTAGGCATAAAGAAACAAAGTTTAAGCATATTATAAGCTTATAGACACagaatatataaaagaaataacatACCATTCTTGGCGCTCCATCAATCTCAGCCACTTCCATCCCTGTAACAATCATCCCAGGCACAATTTCCCTAGTAAGCCTCACAATGGCATCCTCAGCTGTGTTCATATCCAGTGCCTTCATTCCAGGTACGCTGTCAATcatcccaatgctcttgagccTCTTGACCCCAGTGGCCCCAAATGGCCCGTCGTGCCCACATGAGCTCACTACCACCTTAGCTTCCATGACATTGGGGTCCATGCATGACTGTGTGTCGTGGTTCATGGACACCAAGGCCCAGTTGGTCACCACCCCACCAACTCTTCCTTCTTTCACAATTAAGTCCTCGGCTGCCACCGCATTGAAGAGCTTGACATTGGGGCGAGCCAAGAGCTTGCTCATGATCGTTGAGGTGAAGAGAGCAGCGTGTTTGATCACAACATAGTTGTCTTGCTCATCGTACTCAATTTCAAGCTCGTCAAGGAAGAGATGAGCAGGCTTGCGAACAAcctatttagaaaattttagtgaaaaattaaatctaaaatCTTTCATAAATTATAACAGTATAAATTTGGGGGACAGattttatttgagtaatataATCAGCTACACACTTCACttaaatatttgaataataacttcacatagttttcttttttcttttaataaatatcattattcaatccttttctttcttttctttttcctttcaccaGCAAATTCAAGGGAAgtaaaaaggaaaggaaaattttccTTCTTCCCTTGATAACTAAACATCATAAGCAATTAAATTTTTGCCTCTTCTTTCTGACTTTCTCCTCTCCATGTCCATTTATTAGGgacacaaaatttcaagaacctTTTTCACATGAGATGGCAAAGTGGTGCAAGTGATTGGCTAGTGTAAAGACAACGTTGCTTCAGTCACAACTTGCCAGATCAACAATTGCgaacaaaaattatgaaaattttagtgTCCGATAGCATTACTTGCTTGCCAAACAATAACATAAAGCCACACACACAATTAAGTAGTAATTAATAGTCTCGTTCTGGTTAGTTTAGCTCGTGAATCCCATCTCTTTATTCAAAGCTCTTTTCTAGACAGTTCCAACCGAGATGGGCCCACCTACCCCTTCTTTAACATAAACAATCGGATAAACAAACCATAAACAAAtcaatttaaaactaaataaaaattgcatcatGCCCATTATTCAAAAATGACCACCCAAAAGACCCATaagcaaataaattaaaactaaataaaaatcgTATCTTTCTTAATCTATATACCTCCAATAACCCAATATGAACCGACAAAAACAATACTTGGGATTCGTTTATCATTTTCACTCTTGAACCAAAACATGCAAGATGATATGTTGAGATTCACGTACCATAGCAGAGAAGAGCTGACCACCGAGCCATGCACCGCCACCAGGGCTCACAGATTGCTCGATGATAGCCACTTGTACGGATGGGTTCTTGCTCAGTTCATAAGCGCATGAGAGACCAGCTGAGCCAGCGCCGACCACGACCACATCGGTATCGGCGTAGGTGATCATGTCAGTCATGTACCTACGTGTCATCTCGCGTGAGACGATGGACTCCTTGATGGGCTCGAAGGCGAACCCTTGAAGATCGTAGGGCGGAGGAGAGGCGGACATGGAGATTGCATGTGGGGCCACGGAAGATTTGGCGGGTTGATGGACACGGAGAGAAGAAGGTGGGGCCAAAGGGGTGCCATGGAAGGAAGAGGAGTCGAAGAAAGCGAGGGTTTGAGGCTTGGAGGTGAGAGTGGAAGCCATGGTTGCCATTTTCAATGAGATTAACAAACGACAGAGCGTTTTAGGAtctgtttgtgtgtgtgagactGTCTGAGGTTGTGAAGATAATGTGGAAGCGAAGAGGGATTTTAAGGAGGAGTGGGGTAGAGAAAATATCAGGATGGTGAATGGTTGACACGTGCGGAGGGGATAGGATTTGAAGGGTCTAGAATTGCTGTATTGTTGTTACAAGTGGCACCCATGAAATGGACCTTATTATAGTGCAGTGAGAGACTGTGTTGACAGTGCGAGTGATACAACTTTTTTGAGTAATGCTGGTACACCATCTTTGATATAATTTTATGCTACAATTTACTAGATTGTGAATTTTAATTGGTAAAGATATGTTTTATATGGTCTATTGACACaccttaaccaatcaaaatttgtTATGTGACAAGTTGCGGTATATAATTGTGCCAAAATTAGTGTCTCTTACTCAACtttttttcagcttttttttcACAGttgtaatttactaatttgttacAACCATAATAAACAAATTTGGCTTGTATTTCggttaatttaattagtaaagtctTTAACTGGTAGGAATAAAGGTATGTGTAAACCTTAGGAGACTACACccccaatattttttaaaaaaaaaaaaattagcatatataaatatatatgtttaaaagattagatacataaaatttatatttgaccttccaaaatattaaattagtcatttcaatttgaaaatttactcaaaaatttttaaatttaaaataatcacTGGACTTATATgtgtttagtattttaatttgctTGTTTCATGTTTGAAATCCAAAGTTAAAAGTTTGAGACTTTAAGTTTTGAGTGATGTGTTACATTTTCACCCAAAGAATTATTTGAGTGTTCGTTATCTGTTGTCTACGTGCTTTtatgtcttaattttttttacataaaaatacttATTGAATTTTTCACCTAGAAGAATATTGTAAGAATAGTTGTACTTCTATctagtttttcaatttttattataattatgaaACAAACAGTTTTAGTCTTAAATATTGTCAAAACTAGgtttacaaccaaaaaaaaaaattagtggattctttgattttgtacattgaaagagaaatCGCTACAATACGGGGTACAATTTTTAGCCCTCCAAAGCAATAATCCTGACTTCGTCCCTATTAACTGGTGAAGTCTTTTTATGGTCGAATGATTCTTACTtatatcaaaaatcaattggtattttgatctgataataaaaagcTAATCTACATCAAAAACTAtttgatgtcttggtctgatgataaaaagtaattatcatGAGCATACCCCATAATTAAGTTGAAACTAtcctctttaaaaaaaaaaaaaagacttgttGAAGTGGTGGGTAGTGAATTGACATAATAAATTTCCTCAAATTAATTACAGTTTATCATCTCAATAGTGATAATAAATGCATAATAATGCAACAATATATAATGCTATATACAAACACAGACACAATTCTAATAAATGATTATTAAtaactgtaaggacacaatttgcaACGATCCAAAACGATACTGGATTCGCAcgtaaataggcccaaacaatataatttgtagagcatgggtgttaagaactaggttaacttttTCGTAATGAAAAGATTCACCCTCACGTGTCTCGAAGGCCCAGAGTTGGCACAACGATCGTTTTGTTTTGGTAAACGATCccgttctttttctctttacgttcttcttctttagtctatgttttctttctttctttttttgttccgATCTTTtcttgcatgttcttctttcagtttatataccaccctttgtattccattctcaccacacacatgtaggttgggttcggaggatttatttctgtcccatctagcacctcctggaacttcacAGCTacctccttactgttcaggtatcacctccacattaatgcggtcagagagtcgattgagaggtaattaatgcggaggcagctgtagttatagatatttgtttgtcttttctcttttaCCCTTGGTCTGTTATCCTATCTTTAGTGGTGACATAATTCTAAGGTCCGGTTGTAACAAGAccgcgtcctgatcgtcctcggacgcatactacCGAGGAGTATGGCGTCTTTGGACGAATACAGAACTCTACCTtcgtgatattgactaccacCCCCCTTCGGTAATTGCTTTGTGacctgacttggcctcctcAGACGaatatgcatcctcggatgggccacagacccaacgatcctgaccttaatgggcctgttgATTGACAGGCCCCCacaataactatcataattattaaattctgtATTTAAACCaactaataatattaataaaagaggaaaatatgtatataaaaaataataaataaagagggGAAATAtcatactccctccgtcccactttgtttgtcatgtttgaaaagtcaaactttttaagggactatcatttattgtcttatttaccttttaaaaatgtataagtttccaaaactactcttaactaaatttatcaaaaaattggattattaataaaataggggtataaGAGGaatataataggaatattagtaaattaatgacttttatttttagaaacaggacaatattttgggacatcctaaaatggaataaaggacaaacaaagtgggacggagggagtattatATTAAACAATTCCACAATTTATCACCTCaatgtattataaaattaagtatgcttataaatttattcaattgttaagtttttttttttttttaatgctataatatatataatatttctataatacaatataaaatCTATTGTTTATAATTCACTACTGTGCTAGCCattaatttgatatataatttttaatttaaattcaaattttattctatatttaaactctctattaaaattttgacacatcattttttttctttaattggtaTAATATATAGTTCTATATACAACAGTCATAATAAATACATAATGCAACAATATATAATTCTATTAGGGGTGTTAATGTTTGACCCAACCTACAAACATGACACAAACCCGACATGGGTTTTTGTTGGTTagggtcataaacgggtcaaCCCCTAAGCAACACAATAAGAAATGTGTCATAAACAGGTCAACCTGCAATAGAAACTTTtaacacgccaatttatttgtatcaACTCGAATTAACCCATTTAACACAGCCcatttaactcgtataacaaatataaattcattttattttagatttgtcaaatactttttatatccaacctatattttaaattaaaaaagaaaagtgagtaattacaaaaacttacaatggATATAATTGgtaattgaaactttacaaaccctgaggatattattatttttttttaactatgttattttgaattagagtgaagtgtatgcacttcttttggagtgtaaaaacttatttctagatagatgttatatttttgttgaactacaTTATTTTGAATGTAGGTTGAAGACTTAAAGTGAATGCACTACTTTTGggattttaaacaaaaatatatttctagatggatgttatatttaatattatgcaggttgaaatgggttgtgttacattcatTTCAACCTAACACGACccgtttattaagcgtgtcaagTGGGTTAGGTTAAGCCAATctgccttattaacaggtcggaTTAGGGTTaaaggatcatgacacgattattaaatgggttgggttcgGGTTGAACCATTTtgtcgaatacccctacctcgacacAATATGCTAGCCCATATTGACACCCCTAAATTCTATATACAGACACAATTCTAtcattattatcaatttttttatttgaaccaacaaataatattaataaaagaggagaaatatgtttctaaaaaagaagaagaggggaAATATCATATTATGCTAAACTTTTCTGTGAATTGCAATTGGTTACTAACTTATAGtatgtataaaattattaaaattgaaactatttgattttctcattaaaaaaaaaaatgtttgtttttggattttggttaACTTCATAATATTGTACCACATAAGTTATAAGTTTGagtgtttcaaaattttacattttatcttaatattatatttttaattaaattttgagcattatattctatatttaaactcTCCATTAATgttataaaaagaataaaaaaaatttaaaaaaaaaaacctccctTAAAAGTTTGCCACATcatattttccttaaaaagaGTAGAATGCATAATttcatatacaaacacaataataataaatgtcatGCTAAAATTATACAGTATAAGCTAAATATCacttattcaataaataaaaaaataatattattatataatttcatatttagaataaaaaaacaaaaaacacaactGACTGACTGAGAAACATCatattttgagaatactaaatgTGCAATATCTTTTCACAAGAATTGACATATCTCATGataagcaaataataaaaataatattagtgaTAATAACCtcatgtaaaaataatattgcttcaaaatgaaaattgatgtctcttataaaaaatttaaaaaaaaaattatgtgatgaCTTATTTTGATTATTGTATAATATAAATAGTGTTAATGATATTGATCCAGCAATAATAGATCATCTAAATATTTGAGAAAATGTGATAAATTCAAACGAAAGTAACATCCTCCCATAACAGTAAATCATCTCatataattgtgaaaaatattgttgtccgaattattattattattattattattattattattatcatttgtgtgtgttttttttctccTGGTTAATTAAGTCAGTGCCCTGTACTTTTGTGTGCAGATTCATGTGAGGGTGAGGCGTCATTTTGAACATGAACTTTTGGCATTTTGTTGTGTGTTTGCAATCTTTTTTCGTTTGTGGTGTCACTGCCATGCATCTTTTGGCAACTTTTGGCAATTTTGTCGTTGCTTGCTGCACCATGGCCTTTAATTTTGTCGTTGCTTGTTTGGACACTTTGCATTTCCATTTTGAATGCAATTAAAATTGCCTCCACTTTCGTTTGATGAGATAAATTGACGTGAGGAAAAAGGAAGATACGGTTTTAattgcactttgatgtcatgCCATGAAAAGGATTGTAAATTTAAACCCACTTGTTCATACTTCAAATAGCCTAAGCTAGGAGAGAGTTTTCTAAAAAGAGTTAGGAGAGACAGAGACTACTACACATTGCCAAATTTTACTAATGGCAGGAACTAAAATGCAACGTTCTCCACATACTCAAAGATTAAAATGAAACTTATGAAATATAAGAACTAAATAAAAATGGCCTACAAATATAgggacaaaatatatatttttgtcatattatcaaatataaataaCTTCCTGACAtattagattaagggttttataaaatcatttttatagttctttgatttttctttttttaaagagtaaataaacttttaaataaaatatctctTTTCTTTGTATGATAGTTAAAAAGGAAtacaaattcttcttcttcttcttctttttttatgagaatATTGTAACCTTATTGAAACAAAGATAAAACcaatacatcatgagccaaagCAGACTCAATCATACTTAGATTTTCCTCTATCCAAGTTACATATGAAACATTATTTTTGGCACACTAAGCCAGTATATGAACTAGGCAATTGCTCTGTCACTTTACATGAGAgaattgtacttgtctaaaatCTTGTAGCTTTTGATGAATACCCTCAATGATGTTGGCAATACCGACTGGTGGTTCAATAGACCCCAATAATGTAGAAATGACAATGTGAGAATCACTCTCCATAACCGAATCACAAACACCCACGTCCCATTCAAACATAATACCCTCCTTCATGGCTTTAGCTTTAGCTTCAAGTGGACCCAAAGGAACAAAAAATCTTTTACTTAGTGCCGCCTCCACACGACCTACAAAATCACGAATAAGAACACCAACTGCCATTGTCTAAAATTGGGCAAAGGTCGCCCCATCAAGATTAACTTTGAACCAAGGATCCATTGTTGGCTACCACTCACAGTGTCATCATAAAGCAGGCCATAATTTGAAGTTCGCTGTTTGGAACTCATCCAGTAAATGATGAGGCTTCTGTAGAATGGCCAAGGCTCGAGatataagattttgttgaaATGAAAATCTTATTCACTTAATGAATGATTACACAGTTGTGCTCTTTATATACAAAAACAGAGCATCAATAACTAACTTAACAAATTAACAGATTAATTAACTCACTTAACATTAAACTAAAAACTCACGTTCCACACTAAAGGCTATATACAATAGAGCTAAAACTACCTACAGTTTATACACAGTATACAAAACTACAAGTTGTTGCCTTTTTGTTCTTAGTCTGACTCCTGCTCTGAATCTaattgttgttgctgctgcatGCTCTACTGCTGCTGCTTCAATCTTtgacactccccctcaagatggaCACCATTAGAATGAATATTCAAGATTCTCATCTTGCCTATTAAGACTGTAAACTGACTTAGATTCAAGGCTTTTGTCACTAAATCTGCCAATTGAGAATGACTCCTAATATTCATCAACCTTATAACTCCATCTTGCACCTTGTCTCTCACAATATGGTAGTCTATTTCAATATGTTTTGTGCACTCATGAAACACAAGGTTAGACCCTATGTGGATTGCTGCCTCATTGTCACTGAATAACAAAGCAGCCTTGTCATGTTCTATATTTAGATCCTTCAACAAGTATAGAATCCAGGTCACTTCACACACAGCCACAACCATTGATCTATACTCAGCCTCTACAGTAGATCTAGAGATTGTATTTTGTTTCTTAGACTTCCAAGAGACCAATGAATCACCTAGGAAAACACAGAAACCTGTAATGGACCTTCTAGAATCTGGGCAAGCTGCCCAATCTGCATCTGCAAAAGCTTTTATGTGCAGTGAAGTATTTGATGGAAGTAACAACCCTTGACTTGTCGTGCCTTTAATGTACTAAATGACTCTATATGCTGCCTTCAAATGAGGCTTTCTAGGCTTAGACATATACTGACTTAACCTGTGCACAAAGTAAGTAATGTCTGGCCTAGTGCTTGTTAAGAACAGCAGTCTACCTATCACCTTCTATACATTCCAGCATCATGTAGCAACTCACCATTATCTTTGGTCAACTTTAAATTGGCTTCCATGGGAGTTCTAGCTGGTTTACAACCAAGCATTCCAGCATCATGAACAATTTCAAgagcatatttttttttacacaaagaAATGCCCTTTTGTGATCTTGCAACCTCCAAACCTAGAAAATACTTCAAACTACCCAAATCCTTTAGTTTGAAATGCTTGTCTAGATACACCTTAAGATCTTCCACAGCTTTAGGATCACTGCTACCAATgagaatatcatcaacataaattagAAGAGCAATGAACAATCTGTCATCCTTCTTAATGAATAAAGAATAATCTGCTTTGGATTGAACAAAACCATGCTGCAATAAGGTGTTTGAAAACTTTGAAATCCATTGCCTTGAAACTTGCTTAAGGCTATACAATGATTTATGCAACTTGCAAACCAATTCCCCCTTGGACTCCCCCTTGCTATCCAACTCCCCCTTGTTGTGCAAACCAGGAGGAAGAGACATTTAGACTTCTTCATGAAGATCACCATTTAGAAAAAGCATTATTATCATCTAATTAGTGAAGAACCCAACCTTGCACAGCAGCCAATGCCAAAAATAGCTTAACAGTGACCATTTTAGCTATAGGGGAGAAGGTCTTAATGTAGTCCAAGCCCACTTGTGGGGTATAACCTTTGGCAACCAGTCATGCCTTGTACCTCTCTGTGCTACCATCAGCCTTGTATTTAATTCTAAATACCCATTTACAACCAACAGCCCTCTCATTTGGTGCAAAGGAACCACAGATcatgtttaattttgttccaATGCATCAATTTCAGCTGCCATAGTAGCTTCCCAGTTAGGATCACCAACAGCTTGATGATAAAATTGAGGTTCCTTAAGGGCAGAAATACTGTTGCAGAAGTGAAAATAGCTAGGTGAAAAACGTtgagaagaaacaaaattagaaatGGGATACCTAGTAGAAACTGTATTGCACTGATCGGATTGGAGATATGGAGGAGGTTTAGACACCCTAGTAGACCTTCTAAAAAGGGGTATAGAAGCAGTAGGTAAGACTGAAGGAATAAGATCAGGTTGTAAAATAGCATCATCAACAATGTCATTAGGTAAGTATATGGACAAATCTTCTGGAAGATTAGAAAAATGATCTTCAAGGATATAAGATTCTGGACTAACAGTATGAGAATGAACCTTAGAATGTGTAATAGGATCATCAATAGGTAAAGGTGGGGCATCAGGAGTACAAATTTGAGATAAAGGATCAAAGGGAGAAGACAAAGTTGAAGATGGAATAGAGTGAAAGGGAAAAATTGACTAATGAAAAGTAACATCCCTTGAAACAAAAATCCTTTTAGAATGtaaatcaattaatttgtaACGTTTAACAGCAAAaagataacccaagaaaacacATTTGATAGCTCTAGGATCAAATTTAGACCTGTTATGAGTCAATGTGGATGCAAAACATAAACAACCAAACACCCTAAGAGAA of Quercus lobata isolate SW786 chromosome 8, ValleyOak3.0 Primary Assembly, whole genome shotgun sequence contains these proteins:
- the LOC115956034 gene encoding thiamine thiazole synthase, chloroplastic, encoding MATMASTLTSKPQTLAFFDSSSFHGTPLAPPSSLRVHQPAKSSVAPHAISMSASPPPYDLQGFAFEPIKESIVSREMTRRYMTDMITYADTDVVVVGAGSAGLSCAYELSKNPSVQVAIIEQSVSPGGGAWLGGQLFSAMVVRKPAHLFLDELEIEYDEQDNYVVIKHAALFTSTIMSKLLARPNVKLFNAVAAEDLIVKEGRVGGVVTNWALVSMNHDTQSCMDPNVMEAKVVVSSCGHDGPFGATGVKRLKSIGMIDSVPGMKALDMNTAEDAIVRLTREIVPGMIVTGMEVAEIDGAPRMGPTFGAMMISGQKAAHLALKALGLPNALDAEAIHPELILAAADSAEIAEA